One genomic window of Streptomyces sp. NBC_01498 includes the following:
- the ribH gene encoding 6,7-dimethyl-8-ribityllumazine synthase, whose translation MSGKGAPEISVRDSGDLRVAVVAALWHEKIMDGLVDGALRALRELGIAEPTLIRVPGSFELPVAAKVLADRGHDAVVALGVVVRGGTPHFEYVCQGVTEGLTRVAVDTGIPVGFGVLTCDTEEQALDRAGLEGSREDKGHEAVTAAVATAVTLRTVAEPSR comes from the coding sequence TTGAGCGGCAAGGGTGCACCCGAAATCTCCGTCCGTGACAGCGGCGATCTGCGGGTGGCGGTCGTCGCGGCCCTCTGGCACGAGAAGATCATGGACGGACTCGTCGACGGCGCCCTGCGCGCCCTGCGGGAACTGGGCATCGCCGAGCCGACCCTGATCCGGGTCCCCGGCAGCTTCGAACTGCCCGTCGCCGCCAAGGTCCTCGCCGACCGGGGACACGACGCCGTCGTCGCCCTCGGCGTCGTCGTCCGGGGCGGCACCCCGCACTTCGAGTACGTGTGCCAGGGCGTCACCGAGGGCCTGACCCGGGTCGCGGTCGACACCGGCATCCCGGTCGGCTTCGGCGTCCTGACCTGCGACACCGAGGAACAGGCCCTGGACCGGGCGGGACTTGAGGGCTCCCGCGAGGACAAGGGACACGAGGCCGTCACCGCCGCCGTCGCCACCGCCGTCACCCTGCGTACCGTCGCCGAACCCTCGCGCTGA
- a CDS encoding phosphoribosyl-ATP diphosphatase, whose protein sequence is MPKKTFEELFAELQQKAATGDPSTSRTAELVDKGVHAIGKKVVEEAAEVWMAAEYEGPEATAEEISQLLYHVQVMMVARGISLDDVYAHL, encoded by the coding sequence ATGCCGAAGAAGACGTTCGAGGAGCTCTTCGCCGAGCTTCAGCAGAAGGCCGCCACGGGCGACCCCAGCACCTCCCGCACCGCCGAACTGGTGGACAAGGGAGTGCATGCCATCGGTAAGAAGGTGGTCGAAGAGGCCGCCGAGGTGTGGATGGCCGCCGAGTACGAGGGCCCCGAAGCCACCGCCGAGGAGATCTCGCAGCTGCTCTACCACGTCCAGGTGATGATGGTCGCGCGCGGGATCTCCCTCGACGACGTCTACGCCCATCTCTGA